The Clostridia bacterium DNA segment AATTGTGCAACAAGGACATGAAATTGGTAATCATGGATATAGCCATAAAAAACATAGTCAACTGACAAAAGAACAAAATATACAAGAGATAGTAAAAACAGAAGAGATAATAAAAAAAATTATCGGCAGCAACGTTGACTTATTCGCTCCCCCATACGGGGATTACGATAAACAAACTGTTCAGATAGCAGACATGCTTGGATATAAAACTATTATGTGGAGCATAGACACTATTGATTGGAAGAGAGAAGGGAAAGATATAATAATAGACAGAGTATTAAAAAATCCACATAACGGAGCTATTGTACTTATGCACCCTACTCAATATACTGTGGAGGCTCTACCTGCAATAATCGAGGGATTGGACAAAAAAGGTTTTAAAGTTGTTAAAGTTTCTGATATAATCGATTGAATAAGGCTTTTAACTGATATATAATACTATGAATACAATATTAAAAATTTATATTATAATTTAAACCCATATTTTTTAAGCAATTGATTTGCCTTCACATCAGTTATTATTTGATGATTTTTTAAACCCAACTTTTCCTGTAAAGTTGGGTATCTATATAATTGTAATTAATTTTAATTGGGAGGATTTATCATAATGTATATGGAAAAAGTGCTGGATAATGGTATTACACTGGTTGCTGAAAAAATAGAACATTTTAGATCAGTTTCAATAGGTGTATGGGTAAAGGCAGGTTCTTGCTATGAAAATCAATATAACAACGGTATAAGCCACTTTATAGAGCATATGATTTTCAAAGGCACTGACAGAAGAAGCTCTAGAGAGATAGCTGAAACAATAGATGAAATTGGTGGACAATTGAATGGATTTACCGGCAAAGAGTCTACTTGCTTTTATGCAAAGGTATTGGATACTCATATAGATATAGCTGCTGATGTATTGTCTGACATGATATTGAATTCAAAGTTTGATATAAATGATATTGAAAAAGAAAAAGGCGTCATAATAGAAGAAATAAATATGTATGAGGATACTCCGGAAGAAACAATACACGACTTAATTGCAAAAGCTTATTTCGATGGTAGTAGTCTATCTATGCCTATTTTAGGTACAAAAGACATAATAGTAAATTTGGAAAAGCAGGATATTATTGAATTTTATAAGAAATATTATACGCCTGAAAATATGGTTATTTCTGTTGCAGGTAATTTTAACTTTGATTTACTGTTAGAAACGATAAATGAATATTTTGGAAGCATGAAACAATCTGCAAATATAACCATTCCTGATCATCAAATTAATTTTAAAAACAATATATTGTTGCAGCCCAAAACTACCGAACAAATACATTTCTGTTTTGGTATGGGTGGCATAAAATATGGGGATGACCTTATTTATCCTATGATGGTCATGAACAATATAGTTGGGGGCAGCATGAGTTCTAGGCTTTTTCAAAGAATAAGGGAAGAAAGAGGATTGGCTTATGCTGTGTATTCGTATCCATCATCATATATCAGCGCCGGGATGTTTTCTATATATGCTGGTGTAAAGCCTTCTCAAGTTCAGGATGTAATTTCATTGATAGTCCAAGAAATAGACAATATATACAAACATGGATTTTCAAAAGAAGAAATAAATAAATCCAAAGAACAAATGAAAGGAAATTATATATTAGGATTAGAGAGTACAAGTAGCAGGATGATCTCTATAGGAAAATCAAAACTTATGCTTAACAACATCAACTCTCCTTCCATCATAATGGACAAGATCGATAATGTAACGTATGCAGATGTTGATGAAGTGATAAAAATTACAATGGATAAAGCAGGCTTATGTGCTGCCGCCATAGGAGATCATTATCAGGTGAAAAAAATTAAAAATTATGTTGAATCGTTGCTGTAAAGATGCTTAATACACATCTTTACAGTTTTTTCTTTTATACAAGCACTAACAAATTTTTTTTACATACACTATATAATATATAATCTTGTGCTATAAAATTTATTTACCTGTAGGGAGGTAAAGGTTTGGGATTAAAAGATTTCAATTATTTGATCGCTGGTGGAGATGATCGGCAGCTGGAATTATACAAATTTATGTTGGATATGGGTTATAGAGTTAATATTGTAGGATTTGACGACTTCAAACAAAACAATATTTTTGAATACTTAAAAGAATCAGAAATAATTATTTTTCCGGTACCGTCCATAACAAATAAGGTTTTCTTGAATTCAAGGTATTCCAATAAAACTTATATTTTTAACGAGTTGCTGGAATATATAAACAAGGATTCAAAAGTATTTGGTTCAAAGTTTAACGAAACAGCAAGATTATTCTTTTTAACAAATAACATCGAATTTTATGATCTCACAGAGAATCAAGAATTTTCAATATTAAATTCCATACCTACAGCAGAAGGAGTAATACAAATAGCGATGGAAAAAAGCAATATAACCATACATAATAGCAGAGTGCTTATATTAGGCTTCGGTAAATCTGGAAAATGTATAACACATTTATTTAAATCTATGGGGGCAGATGTAACAGTAGAAGCAAGAAAGTCATCAGATCTGGCTTGGATAGAACAATATGCTTGTAAAGGCATACATTTAAACCAGTTAAAATATGCGTTGAAAGATAAAGATTTTATTATAAACACAATACCTACTATGATATTAGATGAAGAGATGCTTAATTTGGTAAACAAAGAAACAATAATAATAGATATAGCATCAAAGCCTGGAGGCGTAGATTTTATGGCCGCAAAAAGGCTGGGAATAACCGCAGATATTTATCCCGGACTTCCCGGGAAGATTGCACCTAAAAGTTCTGCAAAAATTATTTATAAAATTTTTTCACGAATATTATCGGCAAAAATAAAATGATATAATATAGGGGGATATATAATTATGATAAAAAATAAAAGAATTGGATTTGCTCTAACCGGTTCATTTTGTACATTTGAGCAAGTATTTCCCCAAATGAAAAAATTAAAAGAAGAAGGGGCTAGTATTTTACCGATAGTATCTGATTCTGTTAATAAATATGATACTAGATTTTTCCAAAAGGATATTGTCATAAAGAACCTGGAAGAGATAACGGGAAATAGTGTAGTTTCAAACATAGTAGGGGCTGAACCGATAGGACCAAAAAAATTATTGGATATATTGATAGTTGCACCTTGTACAGGGAATACCATAGCAAAACTTTCCCATGGCATAACAGATACGCCGGTACTTATGGCTGTTAAAGCACAGCTTAGAAATTTAAAACCTGTGGTTTTAGCAATATCCACAAACGATGGTCTTTCAAATAATGCAAAAAATATTGGAATATTGTTAAATATCAAAAATATGTTTTTTGTTCCTTTTGGCCAGGATAATCCTTATAAGAAACCTAATTCTTTAGTTGCAGACATGAACAAAATAATACCGACTATAGAATCTGCGTTGATAAATGATCAAATTCAACCGATGATAATAAAATATGATATTTAAATATAATTTACATTTACTCAGGGAGGAATGTGGATGAAAATTATAGTACAGAAATTTGGCGGTACTGCAGTAGCTACCACCGAAAACAGAAAAAATGCAGCTAAAAAAATAATTAATTGTAAAAAGAGTGGCTTTTGGCCTGTTGTTGTGGTATCTGCCATTGGAAGAGAGGGTGCCCCTTATGCAACTGATACATTGTTCAACTTTGCCAAAGAAGTCAATAGCGATATAGAATTGAGGGAGCTAGACCTTATAATGTCATGTGGTGAAACAATATCTAGTGTCATTATGGCAAATACACTAAAAGATTTGGGTTATCAAGCGATAGCTCTGACCGGTGGACAAGCGGGCATATATACCGATCATTCGTATGGCAACGCTGAAGTGATAGACGTTAATCCAAAAAGAATACTTAAATCTTTAAAAGAAGGTAAAATACCTGTTGTAGCGGGATTTCAAGGTATAGCTGATGATGGAGATTTAACAACGTTGGGCAGAGGTGGAAGTGATTTTACAGCAGCCATATTAGCAGAAGCATTAAATGCCCATTCCATTGAAATATATACTGATGTTGATGGAATAATGACGGCCGATCCAAGGCTAGTTCCAAATGCTAAGGTGTTAAAAACCATAAGCTATGAAGAGGTATTCCAAATTGCAGATCAAGGAGCAAAAGTAATATATTCTAAAGCAGTGGAAATTGCAAAGCGGTGCGGAATACCTGTTTTGATAAAAAACGCAGCAAATGATCTCCCCGGAACATTGATCACCTCATACTCATCTAAAGATAAGAAGAAGATAATAGAAGATCCCAATGTAGTTATAACAGGAATAACATATATACTTGACAGAACTCAGATAAGTGTTGAAAATATCGATGATATCGACGATAACTTGTTGCACCGGTTTGCAAAGAATAATATAAGTCTAGATGTGATAAATATCTTTCCATCTAAACTTGTATTTACCGTTGATGGACCTATGACATCCAAAGCTGAACACATATTGGATGAAAGCAAATACAACTACAAAACCATAAAAAATTGCAGCAAAATATCGGCAGTAG contains these protein-coding regions:
- a CDS encoding polysaccharide deacetylase family protein, translating into MKIFYFKLKKRHLLNLILIIFLIILVLLLFCKTPVEVFNDLLKNPIYKGKEDQPKIAFACNVVWGTEYMPGMLDVFKDHNVKITFFIGGEWAEDNPKLLKEIVQQGHEIGNHGYSHKKHSQLTKEQNIQEIVKTEEIIKKIIGSNVDLFAPPYGDYDKQTVQIADMLGYKTIMWSIDTIDWKREGKDIIIDRVLKNPHNGAIVLMHPTQYTVEALPAIIEGLDKKGFKVVKVSDIID
- a CDS encoding pitrilysin family protein, producing MYMEKVLDNGITLVAEKIEHFRSVSIGVWVKAGSCYENQYNNGISHFIEHMIFKGTDRRSSREIAETIDEIGGQLNGFTGKESTCFYAKVLDTHIDIAADVLSDMILNSKFDINDIEKEKGVIIEEINMYEDTPEETIHDLIAKAYFDGSSLSMPILGTKDIIVNLEKQDIIEFYKKYYTPENMVISVAGNFNFDLLLETINEYFGSMKQSANITIPDHQINFKNNILLQPKTTEQIHFCFGMGGIKYGDDLIYPMMVMNNIVGGSMSSRLFQRIREERGLAYAVYSYPSSYISAGMFSIYAGVKPSQVQDVISLIVQEIDNIYKHGFSKEEINKSKEQMKGNYILGLESTSSRMISIGKSKLMLNNINSPSIIMDKIDNVTYADVDEVIKITMDKAGLCAAAIGDHYQVKKIKNYVESLL
- the dpsA gene encoding dipicolinate synthase subunit DpsA produces the protein MGLKDFNYLIAGGDDRQLELYKFMLDMGYRVNIVGFDDFKQNNIFEYLKESEIIIFPVPSITNKVFLNSRYSNKTYIFNELLEYINKDSKVFGSKFNETARLFFLTNNIEFYDLTENQEFSILNSIPTAEGVIQIAMEKSNITIHNSRVLILGFGKSGKCITHLFKSMGADVTVEARKSSDLAWIEQYACKGIHLNQLKYALKDKDFIINTIPTMILDEEMLNLVNKETIIIDIASKPGGVDFMAAKRLGITADIYPGLPGKIAPKSSAKIIYKIFSRILSAKIK
- a CDS encoding dipicolinate synthase subunit B, which gives rise to MMIKNKRIGFALTGSFCTFEQVFPQMKKLKEEGASILPIVSDSVNKYDTRFFQKDIVIKNLEEITGNSVVSNIVGAEPIGPKKLLDILIVAPCTGNTIAKLSHGITDTPVLMAVKAQLRNLKPVVLAISTNDGLSNNAKNIGILLNIKNMFFVPFGQDNPYKKPNSLVADMNKIIPTIESALINDQIQPMIIKYDI
- the dapG gene encoding aspartate kinase; this translates as MKIIVQKFGGTAVATTENRKNAAKKIINCKKSGFWPVVVVSAIGREGAPYATDTLFNFAKEVNSDIELRELDLIMSCGETISSVIMANTLKDLGYQAIALTGGQAGIYTDHSYGNAEVIDVNPKRILKSLKEGKIPVVAGFQGIADDGDLTTLGRGGSDFTAAILAEALNAHSIEIYTDVDGIMTADPRLVPNAKVLKTISYEEVFQIADQGAKVIYSKAVEIAKRCGIPVLIKNAANDLPGTLITSYSSKDKKKIIEDPNVVITGITYILDRTQISVENIDDIDDNLLHRFAKNNISLDVINIFPSKLVFTVDGPMTSKAEHILDESKYNYKTIKNCSKISAVGSRMKGVPGVIARIYSALKKSGIEILQTADSHTTISCIVRNQDTVKAVIALHDEFELWKR